The following coding sequences lie in one Oncorhynchus gorbuscha isolate QuinsamMale2020 ecotype Even-year linkage group LG10, OgorEven_v1.0, whole genome shotgun sequence genomic window:
- the six4a gene encoding homeobox protein SIX4a isoform X2, which translates to MSSSSGEVTISNNIKKENVKTDRRDCIKLLALENAELSMERATSNTDAVHSELLVSAASSLAFSPEQVACVCEALQQGGNVDRLARFLWSLPQSDLLRGNESILKAQALVAFHQARYQELYSVLENHNFSPFNHSSLQDLWYKARYTEAEKARGRPLGAVDKYRLRRKYPLPRTIWDGEETVYCFKERSRNALKDLYKQNRYPSPAEKRNLAKITGLSLTQVSNWFKNRRQRDRNPSEAQSKSESDGNHSTEDESSKGQGELSPRPLSNSSDGTMTHGVLPLQTGSLDSGVIIQQIGDIKIPPGSSSEAPSNILFNGLNMGIQPLAFNSLRPSGGVLMGGSGVDMQMQAGQEKGLGGSSVDYASYSGCVNGAEVKLEGVYSMAAQNGGSSVLTFSSSSGALQLGGYSLVHVPSGVSNGEGTSLLNSNLGLPPLQLPSDSSSLSQGTIQMNNVAVSSSSEDSYHQQHHQDKLAMAPMHPSTVLYSMDNAGQTSIKKEPQEGGGGGGVYSYHHGLHLDPSGQLRYSSDPLTSEEVPSSRGSSSDVTTVSSSSPEPEVYTSLTVSTPLMAQTDPNGHQLQPGEYLRGHNPQPVPTSHLLGPGMNNNYMSVSESKVDARGGGVNEMVRVMCGEMEPGEEKELAKLQTVQMDEDMVDV; encoded by the exons ATGTCTTCTTCTTCAGGAGAAGTCACAATTTCAAATAACATCAAGAAGGAAAATGTGAAGACGGACAGGCGAGATTGCATCAAGCTTCTAGCGCTGGAAAACGCGGAGTTGTCTATGGAGCGCGCAACTTCGAACACTGATGCGGTCCACAGTGAACTTCTGGTGAGCGCGGCTTCCTCGCTGGCATTCTCCCCGGAGCAAGTGGCGTGTGTCTGCGAGGCTTTGCAGCAGGGAGGCAATGTGGACCGGCTGGCCAGGTTTTTATGGTCCTTACCACAGAGTGACCTGCTACGTGGCAACGAAAGCATCCTGAAAGCCCAAGCTCTTGTCGCTTTTCATCAAGCTCGGTACCAGGAGCTCTACAGTGTTTTGGAGAACCACAACTTCAGTCCATTCAATCACTCCTCGCTGCAAGACCTCTGGTATAAGGCACGGTACACCGAGGCAGAGAAAGCGCGGGGGAGACCCCTGGGCGCCGTGGATAAATATCGCCTGCGGAGAAAGTACCCACTACCCCGGACTATCTGGGACGGGGAAGAGACAGTATACTGCTTCAAAGAGAGGTCCCGCAACGCGCTGAAGGATCTATACAAGCAGAATAGATATCCCTCTCCAGCCGAGAAAAGAAACCTCGCTAAAATCACGGGACTCTCCTTGACGCAGGTCAGCAACTGGTTCAAAAacaggagacagagggacagaaacCCGTCCGAAGCACAATCAAAAAG TGAATCTGATGGCAACCACAGCACAGAGGATGAGTCTAGTAAAGGGCAGGGGGAGCTCTCTCCACGCCCCCTCTCCAATTCATCTGACGGGACGATGACCCATGGGGTCCTCCCCCTGCAGACAGGGTCTCTGGACAGTGGTGTAATCATCCAACAGATTGGAGACATCAAGATACCCCCTGGATCCAGCAGCGAG GCCCCCAGCAACATCCTGTTCAATGGGCTCAACATGGGCATCCAGCCCTTGGCCTTCAACTCCCTGCGGCCCTCTGGGGGGGTCTTGATGGGGGGCTCTGGTGTGGACATGCAGATGCAGGCAGGCCAGGAGAAGGGGCTGGGCGGCTCCAGTGTGGACTACGCCTCTTATTCTGGTTGTGTAAATGGAGCAGAGGTGAAGCTGGAGGGGGTTTACAGCATGGCAGCTCAAAACGGCGGCTCGTCTGTCCTCACGTTCAGCTCGTCTTCAGGGGCGCTCCAGCTGGGCGGTTACAGTCTGGTCCACGTGCCCAGCGGCGTATCCAATGGCGAAGGGACGTCACTGCTCAACAGCAACTTGGGTCTTCCTCCTCTGCAGCTCCCCTCTGACTCTTCATCACTCTCACAAG GTACAATCCAAATGAACAATGTAGCAGTCAGTTCTTCTAGTGAGGACTCCTACCACCAACAGCACCATCAGGACAAGCTGGCCATGGCCCCCATGCACCCCAGCACGGTGCTCTACAGCATGGACAACGCTGGACAGACCTCCATCAAGAAGGAGCCCCAGGagggtggtgggggtggaggggtgtacTCCTACCACCATGGCCTTCACCTGGACCCCAGTGGGCAGCTCCGCTACTCCTCAGACCCACTAACGTCAGAGGAGGTCCCCTCCAGCCGGGGCTCCTCCTCTGACGTAACCACCGTCAGCTCCTCCAGTCCAGAGCCTGAGGTCTACACCAGCCTCACCGTCAGCACCCCTCTGATGGCCCAAACAGACCCTAACGGACACCAACTCCAGCCTGGGGAGTACCTCAGGGGCCACAACCCACAACCTGTCCCCACCTCACACCTTCTGGGCCCTGGCATGAACAACAACTACATGTCTGTGTCGGAGAGTAAGGTGGATGCGAGGGGCGGTGGGGTGAATGAGATGGTGCGGGTCATGTGTGGGGAAATGGAGccgggggaggagaaggagctgGCCAAATTACAGACAGTGCAGATGGACGAGGACATGGTTGACGTTTAA
- the mnat1 gene encoding CDK-activating kinase assembly factor MAT1 isoform X1 — translation MDDQGCPRCKTTKYRNPSLKLMVNVCGHTLCESCVDMLFVRGSGNCVQCDTPLRKSNFRVQLFEDPAVDKEVEIRKKVLKIYNKRDFDFSNLREYNDYLERVEEIVYNLTNNLEVEGTKQIMEAYQRENRDIIQKNKAKLTREQEELEELLLLEQQGNEQRRLETLQEEQRQLQAKRKSKQALLDELERSHVPATILLAQHKDRAAQLETQIEKQKQVVKTTIFSTGIPMGQTVSLLTVNRLEEVLYHYQPIHMHTYGPPVPELEQLGRLGRELWVFLSCGGPHESMFHHNT, via the exons ATGGACGACCAAGGGTGTCCGAGATGCAAGACAACGAAATACAGGAATCCTTCCCTGAAACTGATGGTGAATGTTTGTGGCCACACGCT ATGTGAGAGCTGTGTGGACATGCTGTTTGTGCGCGGCTCGGGGAACTGTGTGCAGTGCGACACGCCCCTGAGGAAGAGTAACTTCCGTGTGCAGCTCTTTGAAGACCCTGCCGTCGACAAGGAGGTGGAGATCCGTAAGAAGGTGCTCAAGAT TTACAACAAGAGAGACTTTGACTTCTCCAACTTGAGAGAATACAATGACTACTTGGAGCGAGTGGAGGAGATCg tctataACCTGACCAACAACCTTGAGGTGGAGGGGACCAAACAGATCATGGAGGCTTaccagagagagaatagagacatcATTCAGAAGAACAAGGCCAAGCTG ACTCGAGAgcaggaggagttggaggagctGCTTCTGTTGGAGCAGCAGGGGAATGAGCAGCGCAGGCTGGAGACTCTGcaggaagaacagagacagtTACAGGCCAAGAGGAAGAGCAAGCAGGCTCTACTGGATGAACtg GAGCGCTCTCATGTCCCCGCCACCATCCTGCTGGCCCAACACAAGGACCGGGCCGCCCAGCTGGAGACCCAGATTGAGAAGCAGAAACAGGTGGTCAAAACCACCATCTTCTCCACTGGCATCCCTATG GGTCAGACTGTGTCGCTGCTGACCGTGAACCGGTTAGAAGAGGTTCTGTACCACTACCAGCCCATCCACATGCACACATACGGACCCCCCGTCCCTGAGCTGGAGCAGCTGGGGCGACTCGG cagagaactctgggtcttcctttcctgtggcggtcctcatgagagcatgTTTCATCATAACACTTGA
- the six4a gene encoding homeobox protein SIX4a isoform X1: MSSSSGEVTISNNIKKENVKTDRRDCIKLLALENAELSMERATSNTDAVHSELLVSAASSLAFSPEQVACVCEALQQGGNVDRLARFLWSLPQSDLLRGNESILKAQALVAFHQARYQELYSVLENHNFSPFNHSSLQDLWYKARYTEAEKARGRPLGAVDKYRLRRKYPLPRTIWDGEETVYCFKERSRNALKDLYKQNRYPSPAEKRNLAKITGLSLTQVSNWFKNRRQRDRNPSEAQSKSESDGNHSTEDESSKGQGELSPRPLSNSSDGTMTHGVLPLQTGSLDSGVIIQQIGDIKIPPGSSSEVLFNGNLVTSNPSTVFHNGGSSYLQAPSNILFNGLNMGIQPLAFNSLRPSGGVLMGGSGVDMQMQAGQEKGLGGSSVDYASYSGCVNGAEVKLEGVYSMAAQNGGSSVLTFSSSSGALQLGGYSLVHVPSGVSNGEGTSLLNSNLGLPPLQLPSDSSSLSQGTIQMNNVAVSSSSEDSYHQQHHQDKLAMAPMHPSTVLYSMDNAGQTSIKKEPQEGGGGGGVYSYHHGLHLDPSGQLRYSSDPLTSEEVPSSRGSSSDVTTVSSSSPEPEVYTSLTVSTPLMAQTDPNGHQLQPGEYLRGHNPQPVPTSHLLGPGMNNNYMSVSESKVDARGGGVNEMVRVMCGEMEPGEEKELAKLQTVQMDEDMVDV; this comes from the exons ATGTCTTCTTCTTCAGGAGAAGTCACAATTTCAAATAACATCAAGAAGGAAAATGTGAAGACGGACAGGCGAGATTGCATCAAGCTTCTAGCGCTGGAAAACGCGGAGTTGTCTATGGAGCGCGCAACTTCGAACACTGATGCGGTCCACAGTGAACTTCTGGTGAGCGCGGCTTCCTCGCTGGCATTCTCCCCGGAGCAAGTGGCGTGTGTCTGCGAGGCTTTGCAGCAGGGAGGCAATGTGGACCGGCTGGCCAGGTTTTTATGGTCCTTACCACAGAGTGACCTGCTACGTGGCAACGAAAGCATCCTGAAAGCCCAAGCTCTTGTCGCTTTTCATCAAGCTCGGTACCAGGAGCTCTACAGTGTTTTGGAGAACCACAACTTCAGTCCATTCAATCACTCCTCGCTGCAAGACCTCTGGTATAAGGCACGGTACACCGAGGCAGAGAAAGCGCGGGGGAGACCCCTGGGCGCCGTGGATAAATATCGCCTGCGGAGAAAGTACCCACTACCCCGGACTATCTGGGACGGGGAAGAGACAGTATACTGCTTCAAAGAGAGGTCCCGCAACGCGCTGAAGGATCTATACAAGCAGAATAGATATCCCTCTCCAGCCGAGAAAAGAAACCTCGCTAAAATCACGGGACTCTCCTTGACGCAGGTCAGCAACTGGTTCAAAAacaggagacagagggacagaaacCCGTCCGAAGCACAATCAAAAAG TGAATCTGATGGCAACCACAGCACAGAGGATGAGTCTAGTAAAGGGCAGGGGGAGCTCTCTCCACGCCCCCTCTCCAATTCATCTGACGGGACGATGACCCATGGGGTCCTCCCCCTGCAGACAGGGTCTCTGGACAGTGGTGTAATCATCCAACAGATTGGAGACATCAAGATACCCCCTGGATCCAGCAGCGAGGTGCTCTTCAACGGAAACCTAGTGACAAGTAACCCCTCAACTGTCTTTCATAACGGTGGCTCGTCTTACCTCCAGGCCCCCAGCAACATCCTGTTCAATGGGCTCAACATGGGCATCCAGCCCTTGGCCTTCAACTCCCTGCGGCCCTCTGGGGGGGTCTTGATGGGGGGCTCTGGTGTGGACATGCAGATGCAGGCAGGCCAGGAGAAGGGGCTGGGCGGCTCCAGTGTGGACTACGCCTCTTATTCTGGTTGTGTAAATGGAGCAGAGGTGAAGCTGGAGGGGGTTTACAGCATGGCAGCTCAAAACGGCGGCTCGTCTGTCCTCACGTTCAGCTCGTCTTCAGGGGCGCTCCAGCTGGGCGGTTACAGTCTGGTCCACGTGCCCAGCGGCGTATCCAATGGCGAAGGGACGTCACTGCTCAACAGCAACTTGGGTCTTCCTCCTCTGCAGCTCCCCTCTGACTCTTCATCACTCTCACAAG GTACAATCCAAATGAACAATGTAGCAGTCAGTTCTTCTAGTGAGGACTCCTACCACCAACAGCACCATCAGGACAAGCTGGCCATGGCCCCCATGCACCCCAGCACGGTGCTCTACAGCATGGACAACGCTGGACAGACCTCCATCAAGAAGGAGCCCCAGGagggtggtgggggtggaggggtgtacTCCTACCACCATGGCCTTCACCTGGACCCCAGTGGGCAGCTCCGCTACTCCTCAGACCCACTAACGTCAGAGGAGGTCCCCTCCAGCCGGGGCTCCTCCTCTGACGTAACCACCGTCAGCTCCTCCAGTCCAGAGCCTGAGGTCTACACCAGCCTCACCGTCAGCACCCCTCTGATGGCCCAAACAGACCCTAACGGACACCAACTCCAGCCTGGGGAGTACCTCAGGGGCCACAACCCACAACCTGTCCCCACCTCACACCTTCTGGGCCCTGGCATGAACAACAACTACATGTCTGTGTCGGAGAGTAAGGTGGATGCGAGGGGCGGTGGGGTGAATGAGATGGTGCGGGTCATGTGTGGGGAAATGGAGccgggggaggagaaggagctgGCCAAATTACAGACAGTGCAGATGGACGAGGACATGGTTGACGTTTAA